CCCATGTACTTGACACAAGAAATATGCTTTGGATCTAGGGTAGCAAGGAGTCTTTATGAAGCTGAGGCCATAGCCGAAGCATACAGTCGTTTGGAGGAAAAAGATAATACGCTACAAGCAGCTATACGCAAAAGCCAAGAAAAGCGTGTAACAAAACCGAAAAGAAATAGGACAAAATACAACAATAGAAGAAGACAAAAACGACCGCAAAGAATAAAACTAATAAGACCTAATCATCCAGAAATAGTAACAGCTAATACTTACGCAGAAACTGCTGCTTCAGATGCCTCAGAACAGGTTGGCACACAAGCATCGCAGCCTACTGCCGCGAATACCGCAACAGGAGCATTAGAAGAAACAGACTTAAATGCGGGCACTAACATGGATACCACATCCAGCACAACGACGAGTACGGATAATGATCAGACTATAACATGTATTGTAATACAAAAACCAAAGCAATaataatcaacaacaacaccaaaatattcttcaaaatgaGATGAGAGTTTTATTGTTAGCTTTTTGCATCAAGAAACAAAAGAATTATTCTTAAGAAGTGTGTAACTGAAATGCTCAGTCAGATAATTTTGGGTCATACACACAGGCACACACTAACTTTTTAAAGTAACTAGACaggtttaaattttgaatttgaataaTTATGCTAATGAGGTCGCAGCAGCACGCCAGCATTAACAGAAGAGTGTTTTTACCTTTACAACAAACAGCCTATT
The window above is part of the Lucilia cuprina isolate Lc7/37 chromosome 6, ASM2204524v1, whole genome shotgun sequence genome. Proteins encoded here:
- the LOC124420917 gene encoding uncharacterized protein LOC124420917, which gives rise to MSLTRRFSVKFSNILYTFVAFTVVIFTVDLHVQAKQVTLLPLTAQKVYQLLRKNYNLDAIPEGRVVTQGIAAVTGFTLGLKKAVGAAFLYDIITANITEDASNHTVPMYLTQEICFGSRVARSLYEAEAIAEAYSRLEEKDNTLQAAIRKSQEKRVTKPKRNRTKYNNRRRQKRPQRIKLIRPNHPEIVTANTYAETAASDASEQVGTQASQPTAANTATGALEETDLNAGTNMDTTSSTTTSTDNDQTITCIVIQKPKQ